Proteins encoded together in one Mycobacterium noviomagense window:
- the eccCa gene encoding type VII secretion protein EccCa, producing MKRGFARPTPERAPVVKPENIVLPTPLSVPPPEGKPWWLVVVGVLVVGLLVGMVGMTVASGSRLFLGAGAIFPIFMIGGVAMMMFGGRFGGQQQMSRPKLDAMRAQFMLMLDMLRETAQESADSMDANYRWFHPAPTTLAAAVGSSRMWERQPDGKDLNFGVVRVGVGMTRPEVTWGEPQNMPTDIELEPVTGKALQEFGRYQSVVYNLPKMVSLLVEPWYSLVGDREQVLGLARAIICQLAFSHGPDHVQMIVVTSDPDRWDWVKWIPHFGDPRRRDAAGNARMVYTSVREFAAEQAELFAGRGSFTPRHASSSAETPTPHHVIIADIEDPQWEYVISSDGIDGVTFFDLTGSPVWTTVPQRVLRFTDKAGVIETLPRDRDTWMVIDDNAWFFALADCMTEPDAEQFAQQMAHWRLAEAYEEIGQRVVQLGARDILSYYGIDDAGEIDFNSLWSGRHDMLSRSRLRIPFGNRADNGELLFLDMKSLDEGGDGPHGVMSGTTGSGKSSLVRTVIESLMLAHPPEELQFVLADLKGGSAVKPFDGVPHVSRIITDLEDDQALMERFLEAMWGEIARRKEICFSAGVDGAKEYNELRSRMLARGQDMPPLPMLVVVIDEFYEWFRIMPTAVDVLDSIGRQGRAYWVHLMMASQTIESRAEKLMENMGYRLVLKAQTAGAAQAAGVPNAVNLPAQAGLGYFRKSGDEIIRFQAEYLWRDYRRGLSLDGEEQTPLTHAIDYIRPQLFTTAFTPIEVSVGGPNGQSALPEVVDGEVLNGHRDGEGEEEEALRTPKVGTVIIDQLRQIDFEPYRLWQPPLDVPLPIDELVNRFLGRPWQQDYGTAKNLVFPIGIIDRPYKHDQPPWTVDTSGAGANVLILGAGGSGKTTALQTLICSAAMTHTPEQVQFYCLAYSGTALTTVASLPHVGGVAGPTDPYGVRRTVAEVLGLVRERKRSFLEYDVPSMEVFRRRKFGGEPGSVPDDGFGDVYLVIDNYRALAEENEVLIEQVNLIINQGPSFGVHVVVTADRESDLRPAVRSGFGSRVELRLAAVEDAKLVRSRFAKDVPPKPGRGMVAVNYVRLDSDPQAGLHTLVARPALGNTPQAVFECDSVAAAVRQLAVGEAPPVRRLPARFGLEQVRALAAADRRQGVGAGGIAWAISELDLQPVYLNFADNAHLMVTGRRECGRTTTLATIMAEIGRIYAPGASTAPPTSRPSAQVWLVDPRRQLLTVLGSDYVERFAYNLDGVAVMMDELAATLARREPPPGLSAEELLSRSWWSGPEIFLIIDDIQQLPAGYDSPLHKAAPWVTRAADVGLHVFVTRTFGGWSSAGSDPMLRALHQANAPLLVMDADPDEGFIRGKMKGGPLPRGRGLLMAEDTGVFVQVAATDVRR from the coding sequence GTGAAACGAGGATTCGCTCGCCCCACGCCCGAGCGGGCGCCGGTGGTGAAACCGGAGAACATCGTCCTGCCGACGCCGTTGAGCGTCCCGCCCCCGGAAGGCAAGCCGTGGTGGCTGGTGGTAGTTGGCGTTCTGGTGGTCGGCCTATTGGTCGGCATGGTCGGCATGACGGTGGCCAGCGGCTCACGGCTGTTCCTGGGGGCCGGCGCCATATTTCCGATCTTCATGATCGGTGGCGTCGCGATGATGATGTTCGGCGGTCGCTTCGGCGGCCAGCAGCAGATGAGCCGACCCAAGCTCGACGCGATGCGCGCCCAGTTCATGCTGATGCTCGACATGCTGCGCGAGACCGCCCAGGAGTCGGCCGACAGCATGGACGCCAACTACCGCTGGTTCCACCCGGCGCCGACGACGCTGGCGGCAGCGGTCGGCTCGTCCCGGATGTGGGAGCGCCAGCCCGACGGAAAGGACCTCAACTTCGGGGTCGTGCGGGTCGGGGTCGGTATGACGCGGCCCGAGGTGACCTGGGGTGAGCCCCAGAACATGCCGACCGACATCGAGCTGGAGCCGGTGACCGGTAAGGCGCTGCAGGAGTTCGGCCGCTACCAAAGCGTCGTCTACAACCTGCCCAAGATGGTGTCGCTGCTGGTCGAGCCCTGGTACTCGCTGGTCGGCGACCGCGAGCAGGTTCTGGGGCTGGCGCGGGCGATCATCTGCCAGCTGGCGTTCTCGCACGGACCCGACCACGTCCAGATGATCGTCGTCACCTCGGATCCCGACCGGTGGGACTGGGTGAAATGGATTCCGCACTTCGGCGACCCGCGGCGCCGTGACGCCGCCGGCAACGCCCGGATGGTGTACACGTCGGTGCGTGAGTTCGCCGCCGAGCAAGCCGAATTGTTCGCCGGCCGTGGGTCTTTCACTCCGCGGCACGCCAGCTCGTCGGCGGAGACGCCCACTCCGCACCACGTGATCATCGCGGACATCGAAGACCCGCAGTGGGAGTACGTGATCAGCTCTGATGGCATCGACGGTGTGACGTTCTTCGACCTCACCGGCTCGCCGGTGTGGACGACCGTGCCGCAGCGGGTGTTGCGGTTCACCGACAAGGCCGGCGTGATCGAGACGTTGCCCCGCGACCGCGACACCTGGATGGTGATCGACGACAACGCATGGTTCTTCGCGCTCGCCGACTGCATGACCGAACCCGACGCCGAACAGTTCGCCCAGCAGATGGCGCACTGGCGACTCGCGGAGGCCTACGAGGAGATCGGTCAGCGGGTTGTACAGCTGGGTGCCCGAGACATCTTGTCTTACTACGGAATCGACGATGCCGGCGAGATCGACTTCAACTCGCTGTGGAGCGGCCGTCACGACATGCTCAGCCGATCACGATTGCGGATACCGTTCGGCAATCGCGCCGACAACGGCGAGCTGCTGTTCCTTGACATGAAGTCGCTGGATGAGGGCGGCGACGGTCCGCACGGCGTGATGTCGGGAACCACCGGCTCGGGTAAGTCGTCGCTGGTGCGCACGGTGATCGAGTCGCTGATGCTCGCCCATCCGCCCGAAGAGTTGCAGTTCGTGCTGGCCGACCTCAAAGGTGGGTCCGCGGTCAAGCCGTTCGACGGGGTACCGCACGTCTCCCGGATCATCACCGACCTGGAAGACGACCAAGCGCTGATGGAGCGCTTCCTGGAGGCGATGTGGGGCGAGATCGCCCGCCGCAAGGAAATCTGCTTTTCCGCCGGTGTCGACGGCGCGAAGGAATACAACGAACTGCGGTCCCGGATGCTGGCCCGCGGCCAGGACATGCCGCCGCTGCCGATGCTGGTCGTGGTCATCGACGAGTTCTACGAATGGTTCCGCATCATGCCGACCGCGGTCGACGTTCTCGACTCGATCGGCCGCCAGGGCCGCGCCTACTGGGTCCACCTGATGATGGCGTCGCAGACCATCGAGAGCCGGGCCGAAAAGCTCATGGAGAACATGGGTTATCGGCTGGTGCTGAAAGCGCAGACCGCGGGCGCCGCACAGGCGGCCGGTGTGCCGAACGCGGTGAACCTGCCGGCGCAGGCCGGTCTGGGGTACTTCCGCAAGAGCGGCGACGAGATCATCCGGTTCCAGGCCGAATACCTCTGGCGTGATTACCGCCGCGGCTTGTCGCTCGACGGCGAGGAGCAAACGCCGCTGACGCACGCCATCGACTACATCCGCCCACAGCTCTTCACCACCGCATTCACTCCGATCGAGGTCAGTGTCGGCGGGCCGAACGGCCAAAGCGCGCTTCCCGAGGTCGTCGACGGCGAGGTGCTCAACGGCCACCGTGACGGCGAGGGTGAGGAAGAAGAGGCGCTGCGGACGCCCAAAGTCGGCACAGTGATCATCGACCAACTGCGCCAAATCGACTTCGAGCCGTACCGGCTGTGGCAACCGCCGCTGGATGTGCCGCTGCCGATCGACGAACTGGTGAACCGCTTCCTGGGCCGACCGTGGCAGCAGGACTACGGCACCGCCAAGAATTTGGTGTTCCCGATCGGCATCATCGACCGCCCCTACAAGCACGACCAGCCCCCGTGGACGGTCGACACCTCCGGGGCCGGCGCCAATGTGCTGATCCTTGGGGCCGGTGGTTCGGGTAAGACGACCGCGCTGCAGACCCTGATCTGCTCGGCCGCCATGACCCACACGCCCGAGCAGGTTCAGTTCTACTGCCTGGCCTACAGCGGCACGGCGTTGACCACGGTGGCCAGTCTGCCGCACGTCGGCGGGGTCGCCGGCCCGACCGATCCCTACGGTGTGCGCCGCACGGTCGCCGAGGTGCTGGGTCTGGTGCGGGAGCGCAAACGAAGCTTCCTCGAATACGACGTCCCCTCAATGGAGGTGTTCCGGCGTCGCAAGTTCGGCGGCGAACCCGGCAGCGTGCCCGACGACGGGTTCGGCGACGTGTATTTGGTGATCGACAACTACAGGGCACTGGCCGAAGAGAACGAGGTGCTCATCGAGCAGGTGAACCTGATCATCAACCAGGGACCGTCCTTCGGCGTGCACGTGGTGGTCACCGCCGACCGCGAATCGGACCTGCGGCCCGCGGTGCGCAGCGGCTTCGGTTCGCGGGTCGAGTTGCGCCTGGCCGCGGTGGAGGACGCCAAGCTGGTGCGCTCCCGCTTCGCCAAAGACGTTCCGCCCAAACCCGGTCGCGGCATGGTTGCGGTCAACTATGTGCGACTCGACAGCGACCCGCAGGCCGGGCTGCACACGTTGGTGGCGCGCCCGGCGCTGGGGAACACCCCGCAGGCGGTGTTCGAGTGCGACAGCGTGGCCGCCGCGGTCCGGCAGCTGGCTGTCGGCGAGGCGCCTCCGGTGCGCAGGCTGCCGGCCCGCTTCGGGCTGGAGCAGGTGCGGGCGTTGGCCGCCGCCGACCGGCGCCAGGGCGTCGGTGCGGGCGGAATCGCTTGGGCTATCTCCGAATTGGATCTGCAGCCGGTGTATCTGAACTTCGCCGACAATGCGCATCTGATGGTGACGGGCCGGCGCGAGTGCGGTCGAACCACGACGCTGGCCACCATCATGGCCGAGATCGGCCGGATCTACGCACCCGGGGCGAGCACGGCCCCGCCCACGTCGCGTCCGTCGGCGCAGGTGTGGCTGGTGGACCCGCGCCGTCAGCTGCTGACGGTGCTGGGCTCGGACTACGTGGAGAGGTTCGCCTACAACCTCGACGGCGTGGCGGTGATGATGGACGAGCTGGCGGCCACGCTGGCCCGCCGGGAGCCGCCGCCGGGACTGTCGGCCGAAGAGTTGTTGTCGCGCTCGTGGTGGAGCGGCCCGGAGATCTTCCTGATCATCGACGACATCCAGCAGCTGCCAGCCGGCTACGACTCCCCGCTGCACAAGGCCGCGCCCTGGGTGACCCGGGCCGCCGACGTCGGGTTGCACGTGTTCGTCACCCGCACGTTCGGCGGCTGGTCCTCGGCGGGCAGCGACCCCATGCTGCGGGCGTTGCATCAGGCCAACGCGCCGCTGCTGGTGATGGACGCCGACCCGGACGAGGGTTTCATCCGCGGCAAGATGAAGGGTGGCCCGCTGCCACGCGGTCGCGGGCTGTTGATGGCCGAAGACACCGGCGTGTTCGTTCAGGTGGCGGCTACCGACGTGCGCCGGTAA
- a CDS encoding glycosyltransferase has translation MKFVVAGYGSRGDIEPCAAVGRELLRRGHEVRMAVPPNMFGFVESAGLAPVAYGPDPPALLHDVDSVGTVQNPINMLPDVIEHVTRLWVEMGTTLMSLADGADLVLAGTNEQALAANIVDYYGIPLAALHCFPMREFVPVLPPPLGWLDFRVTEEAAKAQRRALGLPERTGPSARGMDRGSLEIQAYDEVCFPGLAARWADVSDRRPFVGALTLELATDADEEVLSWIAAGTPPIYFGFGSMRVPSPADTVAMIGAACMQLGERALICSGANDFSGVPRFDHLKVVAAVNHSAIFPACRAVVHHGGVGTTIAGLRAGVPTLILWIGLDHPIWIWAAAVDQLKVGFARPLSATTEQSLVADLRCLLAPEYLTRAREVAALMTNPAESAAMAADLLEDAARVGRCGEQP, from the coding sequence ATGAAATTCGTGGTGGCCGGCTATGGAAGCCGCGGCGATATCGAGCCCTGCGCCGCCGTCGGCCGCGAACTGCTGCGGCGAGGCCACGAGGTTCGGATGGCCGTCCCGCCCAACATGTTTGGCTTCGTCGAGTCGGCCGGGCTGGCGCCGGTCGCCTATGGGCCCGACCCGCCGGCGTTGCTTCACGACGTGGATTCCGTGGGCACGGTTCAGAATCCGATCAACATGCTGCCCGACGTCATCGAGCACGTCACCCGGCTCTGGGTGGAGATGGGCACGACGCTGATGTCGCTGGCCGACGGGGCCGACTTGGTGTTGGCGGGCACCAACGAACAGGCGCTCGCCGCCAACATCGTGGACTATTACGGCATTCCGCTGGCCGCACTGCACTGTTTCCCGATGCGGGAGTTCGTTCCGGTGTTGCCGCCGCCGCTGGGGTGGTTGGATTTCCGGGTCACGGAGGAGGCAGCGAAGGCCCAGCGCCGCGCCCTGGGATTGCCGGAGCGAACCGGGCCCTCGGCGCGAGGGATGGACCGCGGATCGCTGGAGATCCAGGCCTATGACGAGGTCTGCTTTCCGGGGCTGGCAGCCCGATGGGCGGACGTGTCCGATCGGCGGCCATTCGTAGGCGCGCTGACGCTGGAGTTGGCGACGGATGCCGACGAGGAGGTCTTGTCGTGGATCGCGGCGGGAACACCGCCGATCTACTTCGGATTCGGCAGCATGCGGGTGCCCTCGCCGGCTGACACGGTTGCCATGATCGGCGCGGCCTGCATGCAGCTAGGTGAGCGGGCGCTGATCTGTTCGGGCGCAAACGATTTCAGCGGTGTCCCACGTTTCGACCATCTCAAGGTGGTGGCCGCGGTCAATCACTCGGCCATCTTTCCCGCCTGCCGCGCGGTCGTGCACCATGGGGGCGTCGGCACCACCATCGCGGGCCTGCGAGCCGGAGTCCCGACATTGATCCTCTGGATTGGACTCGATCACCCGATCTGGATTTGGGCGGCTGCCGTCGACCAGTTGAAAGTTGGCTTCGCGCGGCCCCTCTCGGCCACGACTGAGCAATCACTTGTCGCTGACCTGCGCTGCCTGCTCGCCCCGGAATACCTCACGCGAGCCCGTGAGGTCGCCGCCCTGATGACCAATCCGGCTGAAAGCGCCGCCATGGCAGCCGATCTCCTGGAAGATGCCGCCCGGGTGGGGCGCTGTGGCGAACAACCGTGA
- a CDS encoding glycosyltransferase, translating to MKFVLASYGTRGDVEPCAAVGRELLRRGHEVRMAVPPQMLGFIESVGLAAVACGPDSLLRDEERDRFSRLQDPVIALCEFVEYATQLWLEMSTVLSTLADGADLILTGMSDKQGLAANVAEHHGIPLATLHCYPIDEFPSMPATLSWLDRQITKEAEDAQRRALGLPQPTGPSAPEHDLLEIQAYDEVCFPGLAARWADVSDRRPFVGALTLELATDADEEVLSWIAAGTPPIYFGFGSTSVESFADSVAMISAACTELGERALIYTGLHGFENIPHFDHVKVVGTLNYATVFPACRAVVHHGGAGTTAAGLRAGIPTLVLWVGHDQPIWAGVVQRLKVGAARHFPTITRHSLVADLCSVLAADCVTRAREVAAAMTKPAQSVAGAADLLEDAARARLG from the coding sequence ATGAAATTTGTGCTGGCAAGTTATGGAACGCGTGGTGATGTCGAGCCCTGCGCCGCCGTCGGTCGCGAGCTGCTGCGCCGAGGGCACGAGGTGCGGATGGCCGTGCCGCCGCAGATGCTTGGCTTCATCGAGTCGGTGGGCCTGGCTGCAGTTGCCTGCGGGCCGGACTCGCTGCTACGGGATGAAGAGCGCGACCGCTTCTCGCGGCTTCAGGATCCGGTCATCGCGCTGTGCGAATTCGTTGAGTATGCGACGCAGCTCTGGTTAGAGATGAGCACGGTGTTGTCGACGCTGGCAGACGGAGCCGACCTGATATTGACCGGGATGAGCGACAAACAGGGGCTTGCCGCCAACGTTGCGGAGCATCACGGCATTCCGCTGGCCACGCTGCACTGCTACCCGATCGACGAGTTCCCGTCGATGCCGGCGACCCTGTCGTGGCTTGATCGACAGATCACGAAGGAGGCCGAAGACGCCCAACGGCGCGCACTAGGCTTGCCCCAGCCGACCGGTCCCTCGGCACCGGAGCATGATCTGCTGGAAATCCAGGCCTACGACGAGGTCTGCTTTCCGGGGTTGGCAGCCCGATGGGCGGACGTGTCCGATCGGCGGCCATTCGTAGGCGCGTTGACGCTGGAGTTGGCGACGGATGCCGACGAGGAGGTCTTGTCGTGGATCGCGGCGGGAACACCGCCGATCTACTTCGGATTCGGCAGCACCTCCGTTGAGTCTTTCGCCGACTCAGTCGCCATGATCAGCGCAGCGTGCACGGAGTTGGGGGAACGAGCGTTGATCTACACCGGGCTCCATGGTTTCGAAAACATCCCGCATTTCGACCATGTCAAAGTTGTGGGCACGTTGAACTACGCGACCGTCTTTCCCGCCTGCCGCGCCGTTGTTCACCACGGCGGCGCCGGCACGACCGCCGCAGGCCTGCGAGCCGGAATCCCGACGCTGGTCCTGTGGGTCGGTCACGACCAACCGATCTGGGCAGGTGTCGTTCAACGGCTGAAAGTCGGTGCAGCGCGCCACTTTCCGACGATCACCCGGCACTCGCTGGTGGCCGATCTGTGCTCCGTCCTCGCTGCCGACTGCGTGACGCGTGCCCGTGAGGTCGCCGCTGCGATGACAAAGCCAGCGCAAAGCGTTGCCGGCGCCGCCGACCTTTTGGAAGACGCCGCCCGTGCGCGTTTGGGCTGA
- a CDS encoding glycosyltransferase: MKCVVAGYGGRGDVEPCTALAVELQRRGHEVRMAVPPNMHRLVESAGLAAVAYGPDSQALLHDADFVRKVQNPISALPEVMDHVTRVWAEKSTTLMSLANGADLVVAGMNEQALAANVAEYYSVPLAALHFYPQVLPVGSLHWHITKEAQEAHRRELGLPQTASREAGALEIQAYDKLCVPGLAAEWAEHGERRPFVGALTLELATAADEEVLSWIAAGPPPIYFGFGSTPIAFPADTVAMISAACAQLGERALICSGANNFSRIPLPGHVRVVEAVNHSAVFPACRAVVHHGGAGTTAAGLRAGIPTLILWFWLDQPIWAAAVGRLKVGKSRQFSATNRESLVADLRCIITPQYITRAHQVAALMTNPAQSAASAADLLEDTARSGGR, translated from the coding sequence ATGAAATGTGTGGTAGCTGGCTACGGAGGTCGCGGTGACGTCGAGCCCTGCACGGCCTTGGCTGTGGAGCTGCAGCGGCGAGGCCACGAGGTCCGGATGGCGGTCCCGCCTAACATGCATCGCCTCGTCGAGTCAGCCGGGCTCGCAGCGGTCGCTTACGGGCCCGACTCACAGGCGCTGCTGCACGACGCGGATTTCGTCCGCAAGGTTCAGAACCCGATCAGCGCGCTACCCGAAGTCATGGACCACGTCACCCGGGTCTGGGCGGAGAAGAGCACGACGCTCATGTCGCTGGCAAACGGAGCCGATCTGGTGGTGGCGGGCATGAATGAGCAGGCGCTCGCGGCCAACGTCGCAGAGTATTACAGCGTTCCGCTGGCTGCGTTGCACTTCTATCCGCAGGTATTGCCCGTGGGGTCGCTGCATTGGCACATTACGAAGGAAGCTCAAGAGGCCCATCGCCGTGAATTAGGCTTGCCGCAGACAGCGTCACGGGAAGCCGGAGCGCTGGAAATCCAGGCCTATGACAAGCTCTGCGTGCCCGGGCTTGCAGCCGAATGGGCGGAACATGGTGAGCGACGTCCCTTCGTCGGTGCGCTGACCCTCGAGTTGGCCACAGCTGCCGACGAGGAGGTCTTGTCGTGGATTGCGGCGGGACCACCGCCGATCTACTTCGGCTTCGGCAGCACGCCGATCGCGTTTCCAGCTGACACCGTGGCGATGATCAGCGCTGCCTGCGCGCAATTGGGTGAGCGCGCATTGATCTGTTCGGGGGCAAACAACTTCAGCCGAATCCCACTGCCCGGCCATGTGAGGGTGGTTGAGGCGGTGAACCACTCAGCCGTCTTCCCGGCCTGCCGTGCGGTGGTGCACCATGGCGGCGCCGGTACGACAGCCGCAGGCCTGCGAGCCGGCATTCCGACGTTGATTCTGTGGTTTTGGCTCGATCAGCCGATCTGGGCAGCGGCGGTCGGACGGCTGAAAGTTGGGAAATCCCGGCAGTTTTCAGCTACGAATCGGGAATCATTAGTCGCGGATCTGCGCTGCATCATCACGCCGCAATACATCACGCGAGCGCATCAGGTGGCGGCGCTAATGACGAACCCCGCCCAAAGCGCCGCCAGCGCCGCGGATCTGCTGGAAGACACCGCCCGATCAGGAGGCCGCTGA
- a CDS encoding LysR family transcriptional regulator, producing MVLSSRMPELGSFEIFLKVAQTGSLGSAARELGLTQQAVSARLASMEAEIGVRLAVRTTRGSQLTSAGVLVAEWAARLLDVAQEIDAGLGSLRTESRRHVKVVASQTIAEQLMPRWLVSFQAAVARRGGTAPEVVLTATTSVKAIAAVRDGSADLGFVEKPGPPRGLGSCVVAHDELVIVVPPDHKWTRRSRVVSAAELAQTPLVTREVGAGIRDNLTMALRRALGDNVEQAPAVLELPSAAAVRAAVLAGAGPAVMSRLAVADDLAVGRLCAITVPELQLGRPLRAIWVGGRTPPVGTIRDLLSHISARTPRSRK from the coding sequence ATGGTGCTCAGTTCTCGCATGCCCGAACTAGGCTCATTCGAAATCTTTTTGAAGGTCGCCCAAACAGGCAGCCTTGGCAGTGCCGCCCGCGAACTCGGGTTGACCCAACAAGCTGTGTCGGCGCGGCTGGCGTCTATGGAAGCAGAGATTGGTGTGCGGTTGGCCGTCCGAACAACACGCGGCTCGCAACTCACGTCTGCTGGTGTCCTCGTCGCCGAGTGGGCGGCTCGCTTGCTCGATGTCGCCCAGGAGATCGACGCCGGTCTGGGCTCGCTTCGAACGGAAAGCCGCCGGCACGTCAAGGTGGTCGCCAGCCAGACGATTGCCGAACAGCTCATGCCCCGCTGGCTGGTGTCCTTCCAAGCCGCGGTCGCCCGGCGCGGCGGCACCGCCCCCGAAGTGGTTCTGACGGCCACCACCAGCGTCAAGGCGATCGCTGCGGTTCGCGACGGCAGCGCCGATCTCGGATTCGTCGAAAAGCCTGGCCCCCCTCGGGGATTAGGCAGCTGTGTCGTGGCGCACGACGAACTGGTGATCGTCGTGCCGCCGGATCACAAGTGGACTCGACGGTCACGAGTCGTAAGCGCCGCCGAACTAGCGCAAACACCCCTAGTTACACGCGAAGTGGGGGCAGGTATACGTGACAACCTGACAATGGCTCTGCGTCGGGCGCTGGGCGACAACGTCGAGCAAGCGCCCGCCGTGCTCGAATTGCCGTCTGCTGCAGCTGTGCGGGCCGCGGTCCTGGCCGGCGCGGGACCGGCAGTCATGAGCCGGCTCGCGGTGGCCGACGACTTGGCGGTCGGTCGTCTGTGCGCCATCACTGTCCCCGAGTTGCAATTGGGGCGCCCGCTTCGAGCTATCTGGGTCGGCGGGCGCACCCCACCCGTCGGCACAATACGAGATCTGCTCAGCCACATCAGTGCCCGCACACCGAGGTCGCGCAAATAG
- a CDS encoding MFS transporter, translating into MRRSHRITEWDPEDPLAWEAGNQVIARRNLIWSIATVHLGYSVWSLWSVMVLFMPKHVYGFSAGDKFLLGTTATLVGACLRLPYSMAALTFGSRNWTIFSAFVLLIPTGGTMLLLAHPGLPLWPYLVCAALTGLGGGNFAASTTNANALYPHRLKGSALGLTGGAGNLGVPIIQVVGLVVIAIAGNRQPYWVCAVYLVLVTIVGIGATVFLDHLEQHRINPTCLRSILSSILSHRDTWLLALLYLGTFGSFIGFAFAFGHVLQISFIAGGQSPAQASLHAAQVAFVGPLLASLARIYGGRLADRLGGGRVTLAVFAAMVVAAGLLAAISTLDDHNPGPAAGPAMTSYMVAFIVLFILSGIGNASVYKMIPTVFEACSHTLDGSGAERRRSRARSGMVSGFVAAFGALGGSGINLAMRQSYLCTGTGTPAFWMFTAFYVAAAILTWMVYVRQPVIAHPL; encoded by the coding sequence ATGCGGCGCTCACATCGCATCACGGAGTGGGATCCCGAGGATCCGCTGGCCTGGGAGGCCGGTAACCAAGTCATCGCCCGGCGCAATCTAATCTGGTCTATCGCGACCGTGCACCTCGGCTATTCGGTGTGGTCGCTGTGGTCGGTGATGGTGCTGTTTATGCCCAAGCACGTGTACGGGTTTTCAGCGGGCGATAAGTTCCTGCTCGGTACCACCGCCACCCTCGTCGGTGCATGCCTGCGCCTGCCCTACTCGATGGCCGCGCTGACCTTCGGTAGCCGCAATTGGACGATATTCTCGGCCTTCGTGCTGCTGATCCCGACCGGCGGCACGATGCTGTTATTGGCCCACCCGGGGCTGCCGCTGTGGCCGTACCTGGTGTGCGCGGCGTTGACCGGATTGGGCGGCGGCAATTTCGCGGCGTCGACAACGAATGCCAATGCCCTCTACCCGCACCGGCTCAAGGGCTCGGCGTTGGGACTTACCGGCGGGGCCGGCAATTTGGGGGTGCCGATAATCCAGGTGGTCGGGCTGGTGGTCATCGCCATAGCCGGCAACCGGCAACCGTACTGGGTGTGCGCGGTGTATCTGGTACTGGTAACTATTGTCGGCATCGGAGCCACAGTGTTCCTGGACCATCTCGAGCAACACCGCATAAACCCGACGTGCCTCCGGTCGATCCTGTCGTCGATCTTGTCTCACCGTGACACATGGTTGCTCGCGCTGCTCTACCTCGGCACTTTCGGCTCGTTTATCGGGTTTGCGTTCGCGTTCGGCCATGTGCTGCAGATCAGCTTCATCGCTGGGGGGCAAAGTCCCGCGCAGGCCTCGCTGCATGCCGCCCAAGTCGCGTTTGTCGGACCTTTGCTGGCGTCGTTGGCCCGGATTTATGGCGGCCGGCTGGCCGACCGACTCGGCGGCGGCCGCGTCACACTGGCGGTTTTCGCTGCCATGGTTGTAGCCGCCGGACTGCTGGCCGCCATCAGCACCCTGGATGACCATAACCCCGGCCCTGCCGCCGGCCCCGCGATGACCAGCTACATGGTTGCATTCATCGTCCTGTTCATCCTCTCCGGAATCGGGAACGCATCGGTGTACAAGATGATCCCGACCGTTTTCGAGGCGTGCAGCCACACCCTTGACGGTAGCGGCGCCGAACGGCGCCGCTCGCGAGCCAGGTCGGGGATGGTCAGCGGGTTCGTTGCGGCGTTCGGAGCGCTCGGCGGCTCCGGAATCAATTTGGCGATGCGACAGTCTTACCTCTGCACAGGTACCGGCACGCCCGCGTTCTGGATGTTCACCGCGTTTTATGTGGCCGCAGCGATACTGACCTGGATGGTATACGTTCGCCAGCCGGTCATAGCGCACCCGCTGTGA